One window of the Acidobacteriota bacterium genome contains the following:
- the mfd gene encoding transcription-repair coupling factor produces the protein MDPLNYFQQAMAGPPGRPRRVCGCPDAAHPMVAAAVVAASGPPVLLVARDNDHAERLAEELAWWLGRDGRSAGAVALLPAHEADPYRGLSPHPRILAQRSQALWRLLDRPPDALVTTPECLLDRYPLPEMFIARLLELRLQREIPLPEIRRRLLDGGYTAEDPVTEPGEFAIRGGVLDVFSPQLTHPIRVEFFGDVIESLRAFDPDSQRSIRMLDAVTIIPMTPGPAGPEHLAALAEAAARRFAGEADSGALAEILEPLAGAVPAPGYEHLAPLLGPATAGLWDYLGPNRPAVLFVDDIAGRMAAFRDAQAERYRETVAAGRPALPPSDHFHPVEAAETLINHPACVHVESFPAEGAAAITLRVTPTTSFLGNFTGLAQHITGTREHILLVLSSRGRCERIHDLCEEYGIAHRWLEELRWADLDLSAGRQVIITQGPLERGFRLPDLSLAVFASDDIYPRGRRRRAELPARRFASISAFFSDFRDLKPGDYVVHVDHGIGIFRGLERIAVAGTEQEFAHLEYADRAQLYVPAERLDLVQRFAGSENAAPSMDRLGGATWQKTRARVKKSLQDMANELIRLYARRSSAPGFAFPADDHWQREFENMFEFEETPDQWTAIQDIKRDMESPRPMDRLLCGDVGYGKTEVAMRAAFKAVGAGRQVAVLAPTTVLAFQHLNTFRNRFASFPVRIELLSRFRSAREQKAVLADLAEGKVDIIVGTHRLLSKDVVCPRLGLLIVDEEQRFGVRHKERIKQLRTDLDVLTLTATPIPRTLHMGIVGIRDISVIETPPKDRLSIQTQVMRYAEDAIQEAVRQELARRGQVYFIHNRIDTIHEIDARIRTLVPEARVVIAHGQMPENELERILLAFIAQEYDVLLSTTIIENGIDIPLVNTIIINHAHRFGLAQLYQLRGRVGRSNRRAYAWLFVPSFEQLTDSARKRLAAIRDFTELGAGFRLAALDLEIRGAGNLLGAEQHGHIEAVGFEMYCRLLEEAVRELKGERYLPPERLKLNLQVKLRIPADYIPQEEERLRLYKRIASAADDAALQELRAEVRDRYGAFPEVLEYLFEYMQLKLLATRLAVLSIERRQDEFRIQFSEDSPVDTDRLIRKIQAGEPLAFAPGGFLILRQTFSSILEMFQHLKSTLLELHACGSIS, from the coding sequence ATGGATCCCTTAAACTATTTCCAGCAGGCAATGGCCGGCCCGCCCGGCCGCCCACGGCGGGTCTGCGGCTGCCCCGACGCGGCCCACCCCATGGTGGCTGCCGCCGTGGTGGCGGCATCCGGCCCCCCGGTGCTGCTGGTGGCGCGGGACAATGACCACGCCGAACGGCTGGCCGAGGAGCTCGCCTGGTGGCTCGGGCGGGACGGACGGTCCGCCGGCGCCGTGGCGCTGCTGCCGGCGCATGAGGCGGATCCGTACCGGGGCTTGTCTCCCCACCCGCGCATCCTGGCCCAGCGCAGTCAGGCCCTCTGGCGGCTCCTGGACCGCCCGCCCGACGCCTTGGTCACGACACCGGAGTGTCTGCTGGACCGTTACCCCCTGCCGGAGATGTTCATCGCGCGACTCCTGGAGTTGCGGCTGCAGCGCGAGATCCCGCTCCCGGAAATCCGCCGGCGCCTGCTCGACGGGGGCTACACCGCCGAGGACCCCGTCACTGAGCCCGGCGAATTCGCCATTCGCGGCGGCGTCCTGGACGTCTTCTCGCCGCAGTTGACCCACCCGATCCGAGTGGAGTTCTTCGGCGACGTCATCGAGTCGCTTCGCGCCTTCGATCCCGACAGCCAGCGTTCCATCCGGATGCTGGACGCCGTCACCATCATCCCCATGACGCCCGGCCCCGCCGGCCCTGAACACTTGGCCGCGCTGGCGGAGGCGGCGGCCCGCCGGTTCGCCGGCGAGGCGGATTCCGGGGCACTGGCCGAGATCCTTGAGCCGCTGGCGGGTGCCGTCCCTGCTCCCGGCTACGAGCACCTGGCGCCGCTGCTCGGCCCGGCTACGGCCGGCCTGTGGGATTATCTCGGCCCGAACCGTCCGGCGGTTCTTTTCGTCGACGACATCGCCGGACGGATGGCTGCCTTCCGGGACGCACAAGCCGAACGCTACCGGGAGACCGTCGCCGCCGGGCGACCCGCGTTGCCGCCGTCCGATCATTTCCATCCGGTTGAGGCGGCAGAGACGCTCATCAACCACCCGGCGTGCGTGCACGTGGAGTCCTTCCCCGCGGAGGGCGCCGCGGCCATCACCCTGCGCGTCACGCCGACCACATCGTTCCTGGGTAACTTCACCGGGCTGGCCCAGCACATCACCGGCACGCGGGAGCACATCCTGCTGGTGCTCTCCTCGCGGGGCCGTTGCGAGCGCATTCACGATCTGTGCGAGGAGTATGGCATCGCCCACCGCTGGCTGGAAGAACTGCGCTGGGCGGACCTGGACCTTTCCGCCGGCCGGCAGGTGATCATCACCCAGGGACCGCTGGAACGGGGCTTCCGCCTGCCCGACCTGTCGCTGGCGGTATTTGCCAGCGACGACATCTATCCCCGCGGCCGCCGGCGCCGAGCGGAGCTGCCGGCCCGGCGGTTCGCCTCCATCTCGGCCTTCTTCTCCGATTTTCGCGACCTGAAGCCGGGCGATTACGTCGTGCACGTGGACCACGGGATCGGCATCTTCCGGGGCCTGGAGCGGATCGCCGTCGCCGGCACGGAACAGGAGTTCGCCCATCTCGAGTACGCTGACCGCGCCCAGCTCTACGTCCCGGCCGAACGTCTCGATCTGGTGCAGCGATTCGCCGGCAGCGAGAACGCCGCGCCGTCCATGGATCGCCTGGGCGGCGCCACCTGGCAGAAGACGCGGGCGCGGGTGAAAAAATCCCTCCAGGATATGGCCAACGAGCTGATCCGGCTGTACGCCCGCCGCTCCTCGGCCCCCGGCTTCGCCTTTCCCGCCGACGACCACTGGCAACGGGAGTTCGAGAACATGTTCGAGTTCGAGGAGACGCCGGACCAGTGGACGGCCATTCAGGATATCAAGCGCGACATGGAGTCGCCCCGCCCCATGGATCGACTGCTCTGCGGTGACGTGGGGTACGGCAAGACCGAGGTGGCCATGCGCGCCGCATTCAAGGCGGTGGGCGCCGGACGGCAGGTGGCCGTGCTTGCACCCACCACCGTGCTGGCCTTCCAGCATCTGAACACCTTCCGCAACCGTTTCGCCTCCTTCCCCGTGCGCATCGAACTGCTCAGCCGGTTTCGCAGCGCCCGCGAGCAGAAGGCGGTGCTGGCCGACCTGGCCGAAGGCAAGGTGGACATCATCGTGGGCACCCACCGCCTGCTCTCCAAGGATGTGGTGTGCCCCCGACTCGGCCTGCTGATTGTGGACGAGGAGCAGCGCTTCGGCGTGCGCCACAAGGAGCGGATCAAACAGCTCCGCACCGATCTGGACGTCCTGACCCTCACCGCCACGCCCATCCCCCGCACGCTGCACATGGGGATCGTGGGCATCCGCGACATCTCGGTCATCGAAACGCCGCCGAAGGACCGGCTCTCGATCCAGACCCAGGTGATGCGGTACGCCGAGGATGCGATCCAGGAGGCGGTGCGGCAGGAGCTGGCCCGCCGCGGCCAGGTCTATTTCATCCACAATCGGATCGACACCATCCATGAGATCGACGCCCGGATCCGCACACTCGTGCCTGAGGCGCGGGTGGTGATCGCCCACGGCCAGATGCCCGAGAACGAGTTGGAGCGCATTCTGCTCGCCTTCATCGCCCAGGAATACGACGTCCTCCTGTCCACCACCATCATCGAGAACGGCATCGACATCCCCCTGGTCAACACCATCATCATCAACCACGCCCACCGCTTCGGCCTCGCGCAGCTCTATCAGCTCCGCGGCCGGGTGGGCCGTTCCAACCGGCGGGCCTATGCCTGGCTGTTCGTGCCGTCGTTCGAGCAGCTCACCGACTCGGCCCGCAAGCGCCTGGCGGCCATCCGCGACTTCACCGAACTCGGCGCCGGGTTCCGCCTGGCGGCCCTGGATTTGGAGATCCGCGGCGCAGGCAACTTGCTCGGCGCGGAACAGCACGGACACATCGAAGCGGTGGGTTTCGAGATGTACTGCCGCCTGCTCGAGGAGGCCGTCCGGGAGTTGAAGGGCGAGCGCTACCTGCCCCCCGAGCGCCTCAAACTCAACCTCCAGGTCAAGCTCCGCATCCCCGCCGACTACATTCCCCAGGAAGAAGAGCGCCTACGGCTCTACAAGCGCATCGCCTCGGCGGCCGACGACGCCGCCCTCCAGGAGCTGCGCGCGGAGGTCCGGGACCGGTACGGCGCCTTCCCCGAGGTGCTCGAGTACCTGTTCGAGTACATGCAGCTCAAGCTGCTGGCCACCCGACTGGCCGTGCTCTCCATCGAGCGCCGGCAGGACGAGTTCCGGATACAGTTCTCCGAGGACTCCCCGGTGGACACCGACCGACTGATTCGCAAGATCCAGGCGGGCGAACCCCTCGCCTTCGCCCCGGGCGGTTTTCTCATTCTCCGACAGACGTTCTCATCCATCCTCGAGATGTTCCAACACTTGAAAAGCACATTGCTGGAGCTGCATGCTTGTGGTAGTATTTCCTGA
- the mnmA gene encoding tRNA 2-thiouridine(34) synthase MnmA: MSKEKILVAMSGGIDSSMAAHRLLQAGYEVVGVTMRLFEEPAAAPASGQAACCSHRHYQDARDVAAALGIRHYLVNYRDDFRQRVITPFVETYLKGLTPSPCILCNTLIKFSKLRRFAHCLGIRRIATGHYARTQFDEITRRHLLLRGRDMQKDQSYFLFDLDQEQLRDVVFPLGDLTKREIRDQAAAAGLPVAEKAESQEICFVPDGDYAGFINRFVDEEKLDAPAPPGDIVLKDGTVVGRHEGIHRYTVGQRRGLGIALGYPTYVIGLRPALNQVVVGRLEDIYARRFRITRCNWIAIPSLDEAIDATVKIRSRFQPAAVEIRPCGDNGAEVTFREPQPSITPGQAAVFYWDDVVVGGGWIYRIEPESA, translated from the coding sequence ATGAGCAAAGAAAAGATCCTCGTCGCCATGAGCGGCGGCATCGACAGTTCCATGGCGGCGCACCGGCTTCTCCAGGCCGGCTACGAGGTGGTGGGCGTCACCATGCGCCTGTTCGAGGAGCCGGCCGCGGCCCCGGCCAGCGGCCAGGCGGCCTGCTGTTCCCACCGCCACTATCAGGACGCCCGCGACGTGGCCGCCGCCCTGGGCATCCGGCACTACCTGGTCAATTACCGCGACGACTTCCGCCAGCGCGTGATCACCCCGTTCGTCGAAACCTACCTCAAGGGCCTCACCCCCTCGCCCTGCATCCTGTGCAACACGCTGATCAAATTCTCCAAGCTTCGCCGCTTCGCGCACTGTCTGGGAATCCGCCGGATCGCCACCGGTCACTATGCCCGCACCCAGTTCGACGAGATCACCCGGCGCCACCTGCTGCTCCGGGGGCGGGACATGCAGAAGGACCAGTCCTATTTCCTCTTCGACCTGGACCAGGAGCAGCTCCGGGATGTGGTGTTCCCGCTGGGCGACCTGACCAAGCGGGAGATCCGCGACCAGGCCGCCGCCGCCGGCCTGCCGGTGGCCGAAAAGGCGGAGAGTCAGGAAATCTGCTTCGTGCCCGACGGCGACTACGCGGGGTTCATCAACCGCTTCGTGGACGAGGAGAAGCTGGATGCGCCCGCTCCGCCCGGCGACATCGTCCTCAAGGACGGCACGGTGGTGGGCCGCCACGAGGGGATCCACCGCTACACAGTGGGCCAGCGCCGGGGGCTGGGCATCGCCCTCGGCTACCCCACTTACGTGATCGGGCTCCGGCCCGCTCTGAACCAGGTGGTCGTGGGCCGCCTGGAGGACATCTACGCCCGTCGCTTCCGGATCACCCGCTGCAACTGGATCGCCATCCCGTCGCTGGACGAGGCCATCGATGCCACGGTGAAGATCCGGTCGCGGTTCCAGCCAGCCGCGGTGGAGATTCGGCCCTGCGGCGACAACGGCGCCGAAGTAACCTTCCGGGAGCCCCAGCCGTCCATCACGCCCGGCCAGGCCGCGGTCTTCTACTGGGACGACGTCGTGGTAGGCGGCGGCTGGATTTACCGGATCGAACCAGAATCCGCCTGA
- the lpxB gene encoding lipid-A-disaccharide synthase, whose protein sequence is MTGQSAASSVLIVTGENSGERYAAQVLDAFANLPAAANVQFFGSGGDAMRRRGAELLADVADLAAIGPWNALKLTGHYLRLFRDSLREVRRRGTRVALLVDFPDFNLRLAPWLKRRGVTVLYYISPTVWAWRAGRIRTIRRSVARMLCIFPFEEDLYRRHRVPVRYVGHPLTATLSEIEPPAAFAARNGLGADDVPVAVLPGSRRAEIEHILPVVLRALPAIAAAVPGTRFLIPTPSAAIRESVQRHLTACFAGSPAGLGPGRIVLAESGALSCLANARMGIVKSGTSTLQAALAGTPFVMVYRTTPAMWRLGRLILRNAHFSIVNLIAGREVVPELMQDRLNPDNLARTFLNIYHDPGIYSRMKAELAEIAAGFGTHDAPTEVAAELRRALDGNPATHGGT, encoded by the coding sequence GTGACCGGACAGTCCGCCGCATCCTCCGTGCTTATCGTCACCGGCGAAAACTCCGGCGAGCGCTACGCCGCCCAGGTTCTCGACGCTTTCGCCAACCTGCCGGCCGCCGCCAACGTACAATTCTTCGGCAGCGGCGGCGACGCCATGCGCCGCCGCGGCGCCGAACTGCTGGCCGATGTCGCCGACCTGGCGGCTATCGGCCCGTGGAACGCCCTGAAGCTCACGGGGCACTACCTGCGGCTGTTCCGCGACAGCCTGCGGGAGGTCCGGCGCCGCGGGACGCGCGTCGCCCTGCTGGTGGATTTCCCCGACTTCAACCTGCGGCTGGCGCCCTGGCTGAAGCGACGCGGAGTCACCGTGCTGTACTACATCTCGCCCACCGTCTGGGCCTGGCGCGCCGGGCGCATCCGCACCATCCGCCGGAGCGTGGCGCGCATGCTCTGCATCTTCCCGTTCGAGGAGGACCTCTACCGCCGGCACCGCGTGCCGGTCCGTTACGTGGGCCACCCCCTCACGGCCACTCTGAGCGAGATCGAGCCGCCGGCCGCGTTCGCCGCGCGGAACGGGCTGGGTGCAGACGACGTCCCCGTCGCCGTGCTGCCGGGCAGCCGGCGGGCGGAAATCGAGCACATCCTGCCGGTGGTCCTGCGGGCGCTGCCCGCCATCGCCGCCGCCGTGCCGGGCACCCGGTTCCTCATCCCCACCCCGTCGGCCGCGATCCGCGAGTCGGTCCAACGCCACCTGACCGCGTGCTTTGCCGGCTCGCCGGCCGGCCTTGGCCCGGGCCGGATCGTGCTGGCCGAGAGCGGCGCCCTCAGCTGCCTGGCCAACGCCCGGATGGGCATCGTCAAGTCAGGCACATCTACGCTGCAGGCCGCCTTGGCGGGAACCCCGTTCGTCATGGTCTACCGCACCACTCCCGCCATGTGGCGGCTGGGCCGGTTGATCCTGCGCAACGCGCATTTCTCCATCGTCAACCTCATCGCCGGGCGCGAGGTGGTGCCGGAACTGATGCAGGACCGGCTCAACCCGGACAACCTGGCCCGGACGTTTCTCAACATTTATCACGATCCGGGCATCTATTCCCGGATGAAGGCGGAGCTGGCCGAAATCGCCGCCGGCTTCGGCACCCACGACGCCCCCACCGAGGTGGCCGCCGAGCTGCGGCGGGCCCTCGACGGCAACCCGGCAACCCACGGAGGTACCTGA
- a CDS encoding uroporphyrinogen-III synthase yields MSAAGGPLAGRTIVITRDETRAASLQTELAARGAVPVLCPVVAIGPPDSWAEVDAALARWDRIEWVVFPSASAVTHLLDRMAARDLGGDAWHGKRVAAVGDATAAELAARGIAVAAVPRRHTGAELARVLLARYPRPAGEALIPRSSRAREELAERLAAGGWPVRTVTAYANTPAEPGPDIRSRLESADAILFAAPSAVEGFTVVAGADYFHRHPGVLAAAIGPVTAAALAKLAPVALVVAEPHTSAGLLRSLERYFASNRAGKTSSRAHLSGGNHP; encoded by the coding sequence ATGTCTGCAGCCGGTGGCCCCCTGGCGGGCCGGACCATCGTCATCACTCGGGATGAAACCCGGGCGGCCTCCCTGCAGACCGAGTTGGCGGCGCGGGGGGCGGTGCCGGTGCTCTGTCCCGTCGTGGCCATCGGCCCGCCGGACTCCTGGGCTGAGGTGGACGCAGCTCTGGCCCGGTGGGACCGGATCGAGTGGGTGGTGTTCCCGTCGGCCAGCGCGGTGACGCACCTGCTGGACCGCATGGCCGCGCGCGACCTGGGCGGGGACGCCTGGCACGGCAAGCGGGTGGCGGCGGTGGGTGATGCGACGGCGGCGGAGCTGGCGGCGCGCGGCATCGCCGTCGCGGCCGTGCCTCGCCGGCACACCGGCGCCGAGCTGGCCCGGGTGCTGCTGGCGCGCTATCCCCGGCCGGCCGGCGAGGCGCTCATCCCGCGCTCGTCCCGGGCGCGTGAGGAGCTGGCCGAGCGGCTGGCCGCCGGCGGGTGGCCCGTGCGGACGGTCACGGCGTACGCCAACACGCCGGCCGAGCCGGGGCCCGACATCCGAAGCCGCCTCGAATCGGCGGACGCAATACTGTTCGCCGCGCCCAGCGCCGTCGAGGGATTTACCGTCGTGGCGGGGGCCGATTATTTTCATCGCCACCCCGGCGTCCTGGCCGCGGCCATCGGACCGGTCACCGCCGCCGCGCTGGCGAAGCTGGCGCCGGTGGCGCTGGTTGTGGCCGAGCCGCACACCTCGGCCGGACTGCTGCGATCCCTGGAGCGCTATTTTGCATCGAACCGCGCTGGCAAGACGTCCAGCCGCGCCCATCTTTCCGGAGGCAACCATCCATGA
- the hemB gene encoding porphobilinogen synthase, with product MSYEFFRFRRLRRTDTLRRMVRETVVLKEDLIYPLFAVPGRGVKKEITSMPGVFQMSVDVLAEECRVVRDLGIPAVILFGIPEKKDETGSSAWAADGIIPRAIAAVKAQAPELAVITDVCFCEYTSHGHCGVIRDGDVANDPTVENLAHQALAHARAGADMVAPSDMMDGRVLVIRRTLDANGFTHLPIMAYSAKFASGFYGPFREAAESAPQFGDRRSYQMDPPNGREAVREVAEDVAEGADIVMVKPALAYLDVIRAVRDEFDLPLAAYNVSGEYSMIKAAAHQGWLDHDRIALEVLTAIKRAGADLILTYFAKDLVSRGLIR from the coding sequence ATGAGTTATGAATTTTTCCGATTCCGCCGCCTGCGGCGCACCGACACGCTGCGACGCATGGTACGGGAGACCGTCGTGCTCAAGGAGGACCTGATCTATCCGCTGTTCGCGGTGCCGGGCCGCGGCGTGAAAAAGGAGATCACCTCCATGCCGGGCGTGTTCCAGATGTCGGTGGACGTGCTGGCCGAGGAGTGCCGCGTCGTCCGCGACTTGGGTATTCCGGCGGTGATCCTGTTCGGCATCCCGGAGAAGAAGGACGAGACCGGTTCCTCCGCGTGGGCCGCCGACGGCATTATCCCGCGGGCGATCGCCGCGGTGAAGGCGCAGGCGCCGGAACTGGCGGTGATCACCGACGTCTGCTTTTGCGAGTACACGTCCCACGGCCACTGCGGCGTGATCCGTGACGGCGACGTGGCCAACGACCCCACCGTCGAGAACCTGGCCCACCAGGCGCTGGCCCACGCCCGGGCGGGCGCCGACATGGTGGCCCCGTCCGACATGATGGACGGCCGGGTGCTGGTCATCCGTCGCACCCTGGACGCCAACGGCTTCACCCATCTCCCGATCATGGCCTACTCGGCCAAGTTCGCCTCGGGCTTCTACGGGCCGTTCCGCGAGGCGGCCGAGTCGGCGCCCCAGTTCGGCGACCGGCGCTCCTATCAGATGGATCCGCCCAACGGCCGCGAGGCGGTGCGCGAGGTGGCCGAAGACGTCGCCGAGGGCGCCGATATCGTCATGGTGAAGCCCGCCCTGGCCTATCTGGACGTCATCCGGGCCGTACGCGACGAGTTTGACTTGCCCCTGGCCGCCTACAACGTGAGCGGCGAGTACTCCATGATCAAGGCGGCCGCCCACCAAGGCTGGCTGGACCACGATCGGATCGCGCTGGAAGTGCTCACCGCCATCAAGCGCGCCGGCGCCGACCTGATCCTGACCTACTTCGCCAAGGATCTGGTTTCCCGCGGACTGATCCGCTGA
- the rfaE2 gene encoding D-glycero-beta-D-manno-heptose 1-phosphate adenylyltransferase — METCVPRSKIHSVEALRSILAGLQASGRRVVFTNGCFDLLHPGHIRYLREAAALGDVLVVAVNSDASVRRLKGASRPIQTESERAEILAALEMVGYVTIFDDDTPLEAIRALKPDVLVKGGDWTPDRIVGRTDVEAGGGTVRSLPFAPGYSTSALIRRITGDDPAAS; from the coding sequence ATGGAGACGTGCGTGCCCCGGAGCAAAATCCACAGCGTTGAGGCCCTGCGGTCGATCCTGGCCGGCCTCCAGGCCAGCGGCCGGCGGGTGGTGTTCACCAACGGCTGCTTTGACCTCCTGCACCCCGGCCACATCCGCTACCTGCGCGAGGCGGCCGCCCTGGGCGACGTGCTGGTGGTCGCCGTCAACAGCGACGCCTCCGTGCGCCGGCTGAAAGGCGCGTCCCGGCCCATCCAGACCGAGTCGGAGCGGGCCGAGATCCTTGCCGCCCTCGAAATGGTGGGCTACGTCACCATCTTCGACGACGACACGCCGCTGGAGGCGATCCGCGCCCTCAAGCCCGACGTGCTGGTCAAGGGCGGCGACTGGACCCCCGACCGCATCGTCGGGCGCACGGATGTGGAGGCGGGCGGCGGCACGGTCCGCTCCCTACCGTTCGCTCCGGGCTACTCCACATCCGCCCTGATCCGCCGGATCACGGGTGACGACCCAGCAGCGTCCTGA